TGGGTAGAGAAGCTTGGAGTGAATCACGTTGAATTCTGGAAAGCTATAGATAAAGCCAAGCTTAAATATAGGAAATGGGCAGCAGAAAGGGGATTAATAAAAGCCTTCCCTGATATTGGAACACTAAAAGAATTCAAACAGCTTGGCTTAAAGCTCGCAGCTGTTAGCAATGCTTCTCAAGAGTGTACAGAATTTGTATTGGAGCTTTTTAATATAAAAGATCAATTCGACGTTATCTTTGGTAAAGATTACAGGTATCTTGATGGTGCTAAACCAAACCCATATCTCATAAACAAAGCTCTTAAAGCACTAAACACTCTTCCTAAAGAAGCTCTTGTGGTTGGAGATTCCCTATCAGATATTCTAGCGGCACAGAAAGCAGGAGTGCAAGTTGTCCAAGTTATGAGGTTTGGCAGAATAGAAGGTGCAGATTACTATGTAAAAGACCTAAATGAACTTCTCCAATTGGTACTCCAGATTAATAGATAAGGATTTATAAAGGAAGTACCTAATTTATAATGCCCCTGCGCGAGGACCCACCCAATTAATGAAGGTGGGGGCGATGCAGGGGCAACAGCTCGGCCATAGCGAGGTCCCCACGGAAGGGCCTTCCGCGTTACGGAGCACAATGACCGTGGGAAACCCTGGCCGAGTACACTATTCTGGCCCGCCTGGGTTAAGCCGCTTGAGAGTGCCTTATGGCTTCAATGAGGGCGGTCGTTACGGGCGGGCCACATTTTGACTTCTAACTTCTCCTTCAGCTCGAAAAATGAGACTTTCAAGTATAACGAGAAACGTTCTAATGAATTTTAAAAGCTTTAAAAAGGGATCAATATCAAACTATACGACCCTATAACTAGAAAGATAAATTCTAGTCAGATAATAAAGCTTGTTTACGTCATATACCATCGAATAGGAATAAACAATTCAAACAGAAAAGTTTTTGCCTGGTGGTGGGCCCGCGGGGATTCGAACCCCGGACCTCCACCTTGTCAGGGTGGCGTCATAACCAGTCTAGACCACGGGCCCGCCCGAAAAGTTGTGGTGGACCGGCCGGGATTTGAACCCGGGGCCTCCGCCTTGCCAAGGCGGCGCTCATCCCAGGCTGAGCTACCGGCCCACTCCGTCTGTCCAGATACGTATCCCCAAAATGAGTTTAAAAACTTTACGCTTGTATCCAATGCGATGAAACACTCCTTTATTAAACTCCCTTTTAGTGGGCACCACTATATTTAGTTCTTCCATAGCATTGCTTGACGATGTGAAAGGTCAACCACTTTAAAAAGGAAAGTGAAGAATCCATCATTTACCTCCTTTCATTCTCTCTTGGAATTGGTATAACTCAGCTACTCTCTGGATGGTATCTGCATCTTCTGGTCCTTTATCTTCTCTCAGGGAGATATAGCGTGGGAACCTAAGCGCAAAACCGCTTTCGTATTTAGGACTCTTCTGTATCTCTTGATAGGC
The DNA window shown above is from Thermococcus sp. EP1 and carries:
- a CDS encoding HAD family hydrolase, producing the protein MKMIKGLIFDVDETLVYYEGYDGRDWFKNWGEEEIKKLGIEINFETYRKMVKGELPRSWVEKLGVNHVEFWKAIDKAKLKYRKWAAERGLIKAFPDIGTLKEFKQLGLKLAAVSNASQECTEFVLELFNIKDQFDVIFGKDYRYLDGAKPNPYLINKALKALNTLPKEALVVGDSLSDILAAQKAGVQVVQVMRFGRIEGADYYVKDLNELLQLVLQINR